The following coding sequences lie in one Gorilla gorilla gorilla isolate KB3781 chromosome 5, NHGRI_mGorGor1-v2.1_pri, whole genome shotgun sequence genomic window:
- the LOC115935005 gene encoding putative uncharacterized protein encoded by LINC00336, whose protein sequence is MRAPAQVRTLRWSLGWPGSRGRDVFAALRCAQALRCQPLGSALPPQAPTRDLGRPQAFDSSRTPGPRPPRSTLRMMETKSPTSPSYGARGKVPPGAGPGSPLSRGAGQGAPLSETRFHHVAQAFLKLLSSSNPPTSASESARIIGVSHCTQPQVASLSDRHCSKVNHTVLSPRKGVPLQLTAAHSSSQEVLATVPFHG, encoded by the exons ATGCGAGCGCCTGCCCAGGTACGCACGCTCCGCTGGAGCCTGGGGTGGCCGGGCAGTCGTGGCCGAGACGTGTTTGCTGCACTTCGGTGCGCACAGGCACTGCGGTGCCAACCTCTTGGTTCCGCCCTCCCCCCGCAGGCGCCCACGCGTGACCTCGGCCGCCCACAGGCCTTCGACTCTTCCCGGACTCCAGGTCCCAGGCCGCCCCGCTCCACCCTGCGGATGATGGAGACAAAGTCCCCCACAAGCCCCTCATATGGGGCAAGGGGGAAGGTACCACCTGGGGCGGGGCCTGGCTCCCCACTGAGCAGAGGTGCTGGCCAAGGCGCTCCCCTTAGTG agacaaggtttcaccatgttgcccaggcttttctcaaactcctgagctcaagcaatccacccacctcagcctccgaaagtgctaggattataggtgtgagccactgcacccagccccaggtgGCAAGTCTTTCTGATAGGCACTGCTCCAAAGTGAATCACACTGTGCTAAGCCCCCGCAAGGGAGTGCCTTTGCAGCTTACAGCTGCACACTCGTCATCTCAGGAGGTCCTTGCAACAGTCCCCTTTCACgggtaa